The stretch of DNA GAATCAAGAAAGATCGACATTTTGGTTATGATCTACTTTGTGTTAACTGTTGAGATGGCAGCTTACTTTCAAGTATTCTGTGGTTGATGACAAGTAGATATCACTGGTGTGTCTGTACAATTACTATAATTTACTACGATTCCTGTTATTAACCAACACTAAGATACCTGACAAcatttattaatacatacacaTCACATGAACTCTATTATTAGTGAATTCTAAGTGCTTGTTTGGCTATCTACTCCAAAAAACAGAAGTTGGACCAAACACTAAAATGGAAAAAGGCTTTTAAAgccaaataaaattataaaaggcAAAAGCTAGTTTTGAAGAAGCTTCATAGTTGAAAAAgcctgtgtgtgtgtatgtgtgttttatttatttatttatttatcaaataatcATAACGTCCAGCCGGCCAAACAAGCACTAAATCGTCTgcatttttgttcttttataGAGACCTTCACTTTATGAGATTGCCTTGTAGATTTCTTCATTGTTTAAACCATTTTGGTTCTATTTATTCTAGGTGGTTGCCCTGTTATAAGAGGAAACAAGTGGTCTTCTACTAAGTGGATGCATGTTGGTGAATACAAgctctaattatttttcaataggTGTTACAGTTCTTTGATGGTGCCTCTAGGTATGTTTTGGTAATTGTCCAATTCTAAATTCTACATTTGCGAAttcaaatttgtatttttttctttcctagcCCCATCAAAATCTTCTCTTTGTGTTTAGAAGAGGTATATACGCTTTTGAACTTTTATTTTTCCCTCAAAGTTGTTATGAGCTTGATGTAGGTTAAGAAGCAATACAAATTAATAGAGATTCATTGCAAAGTTCTAGATTTGATGGCTCATTAATCTTTATTGATGATTGAAGGTTGAAATGATAGTGATTCTCTGTAATGTATGGACTAGTTTATTTGCTATAGGTTCTCTAGATTTGGCACATGTTTTAGCTATAGGCCGTAGAAAGAAGATACGACTTGTATGTTTTACTTTGCAAATTATGCAGTTTTGAAGTGTTGAGAATTATCTCATATATCATTGTTTCCTATTTCGTGAGCTATCGATGCAATCTCTATTAGCTTTTGCTTTGCTTCCCTTCGAGTTGTGGACAGCAATAGAATACTATTTTTCCATTTGCCTCGACAAAAtttaatatctaaacaaaaataaacataattatattttcaagaaaagaaaaataaaaataaaaattgtaaatgtGGGTCATGGTGAGACATGAACCATAATTGGGCATACCAAACGAAATCCCATATTCTGATACAATTCTCTCCTCAAAAAGAAAGGGTTAAGACCAGCCACCGACAAAAAGGACACTCAATGCTCCCAGTGCATCCTTCATACGGACActcaaaaataaatgtatattcatTGATGTGGGGTTTCATTCAAAGAGAATAACtaatcaacaaaaataaaatattgcaAAGCCAGCCAGGTCCTCTAATATCAATATTAGGCTCAATATGCACATGAGAGTTatcataattgatttttcattgaCCTAGCAAACGTCAGAATCTATGGTCTGGTACTAACTAAGATATCACCCGTACAAAGTATCTAATTTGCAAACATACATGTTGGCCGTCAAGACTATCAAAAGTATTTACATATAGTACAAGAGACATGATACATATCTAAGGAAGAAGTCATCTAATGGTGAGATGGGGTAGGGTGGGTGGGAGTTTTGTCAGCAATTAAGCTTTAATAACACGAGACAGCCTTTCAAAGAAGACTGGGCACATACTTGTGCTGAACATTAAGACATCTCTCATCCATTCTGGTGCTATTCTCTCAAAAGTTCCCAATGACGAAACTCGGTACAACAGTTCTGGTTTTCCACTTGAGTTGTTTATCCATGTTAAAGTAAAAGAATAACCTGTGAAAAAGGCAGGATATATTTGGAATTAAAAATGATATCAGCAGTATCCATCTATAGCTTAATGGTGTCTAGAAGAAATGATAAAGTGAATTATTGCAAGTGTTGGAAAATTAAATGCTAGgaaaatcataattaataaaCCCATGCTGTATAATGACGGAACTAAACTCATTGTCTATGAGTACATAAGCTTTTGCAATCATTCTAATCCGGCAATTATGTCTCATCTCTTCATCTCTTGATGTTCTATCTTTTATGCTACTTGTTTCTGCCACAACAGCATGTCAGCATATGGTGGCCATTTGCCACCCACCACACCTCTCAACTCATTATTTCCTTAAAGAAGGATTTAAACAATAGGGCATGACTAGATGGAAAATTGGCAAAAAAGATAACAAGGATGTTTGACAAATAGCTTATAGCTAATAGTGTTTATGTTCTCAAGAAGTTTATtggaaaaaattgttttgagcaGCTTattgaattttagtgttttggagcaataagcttttacaaaaagcttattaatgAAGTCATACAAAAAGTTGAGTAACTCATATTGActgtttaaccaaatcaaacagctaatagtagtcaaataagccaaaattggctggtaagctattttaccaaacagggccaacaATTCAGGGAGAACACATCACATCCACAAATAATGAAACTCAGTCATTATCTTCAGTTTATCTCATCTTCTAGGCAACTTTGCCAAGCATCATTAGAGACTAGAGAGTATATATCAAATCTAATACAACATGTAGTACTTAAGGTAAAGAGTAAAATCATTCAAACAGGGACCAAAAGATATGCATCAATGGATCATCCTAAAGCATGTTATTTAACACTACTCAAACTAAAAAGCATAACACTTGTATAGAAGCAAGGCGTAATGAAGTTTTTAAAGGCTTTTTAGGGGCAGGTAGGTGTCtgtttgtcaaataaccgtttACCCCTAAGTACGACATTCCTCAGTAGTAACTAGTAACAAGTTGGAGACTTGGATCTAAAAAAAGGTATGAAAGATATGATAATGAGTCATAGGAGCAGAACATTAATGCAGAAAAGGTAAAGATTATTACCACTTGACTCATGAAGAGCGGAGATAAGATATTCCTCATTTTCCATAAATGGTGATAGTTTCATTCCAACTATGCACCCAGCCAGGTCTTGAAACATGCAGATTAGATGTTCTGCATCAGTTACCTCATTACCTAAAGCATTCCATAAAAAAAGTTAGACAGACGCAAGATCATGCTTGAACACAAAGATTTAATTCAGTATTAGGATATACCTGAAGCATCCATGATTCTTCTACAGCATGGAgcctgaaatttttttttgttatggtcaTAGCAGTGAAAATGGTGCATAAAAATACTCTATTCCACAAATTTTTGCAAGAATAGCACTAACCTCAATCATCTTACATAACCCATTTGTAGGTTCCTTCATGAGGTCATCCAAGTTTTCCTCTGCATCAGATGCATCAACTGGATTTTCATTGACAAGGAGGGATTGCCTACTACGCTTCCTAGTCTTCTTTATAGTTGGGGACTTAAATGCATGAGGTGAAACGCCCCCAGGATCATTTGTTTGTCCATTTTCACCTTCATAATCTTGAGATAAGTTATTAACTTGTCTCTGTTGTTCAAGGCTTTGTAATCTCTCAATTTCCACTGATAGTTCTTTATCTGCAATGGGTTTGAGGATCCAAAATATNAAGAAATGATAAAGTGAATTATTGCAAGTGTTGGAAAATTAAATGCTAGgaaaatcataattaataaaCCCATGCTGTATAATGACGGAACTAAACTCATTGTCTATGAGTACATAAGCTTTTGCAATCATTCTAATCCGGCAATTATGTCTCATCTCTTCATCTCTTGATGTTCTATCTTTTATGCTACTTGTTTCTGCCACAACAGCATGTCAGCATATGGTGGCCATTTGCCACCCACCACACCTCTCAACTCATTATTTCCTTAAAGAAGGATTTAAACAATAGGGCATGACTAGATGGAAAATTGGCAAAAAAGATAACAAGGATGTTTGACAAATAGCTTATAGCTAATAGTGTTTATGTTCTCAAGAAGTTTATtggaaaaaattgttttgagcaGCTTattgaattttagtgttttggagcaataagcttttacaaaaagcttattaatgAAGTCATACAAAAAGTTGAGTAACTCATATTGActgtttaaccaaatcaaacagctaatagtagtcaaataagccaaaattggctggtaagctattttaccaaacagggccaacaATTCAGGGAGAACACATCACATCCACAAATAATGAAACTCAGTCATTATCTTCAGTTTATCTCATCTTCTAGGCAACTTTGCCAAGCATCATTAGAGACTAGAGAGTATATATCAAATCTAATACAACATGTAGTACTTAAGGTAAAGAGTAAAATCATTCAAACAGGGACCAAAAGATATGCATCAATGGATCATCCTAAAGCATGTTATTTAACACTACTCAAACTAAAAAGCATAACACTTGTATAGAAGCAAGGCGTAATGAAGTTTTTAAAGGCTTTTTAGGGGCAGGTAGGTGTCtgtttgtcaaataaccgtttACCCCTAAGTACGACATTCCTCAGTAGTAACTAGTAACAAGTTGGAGACTTGGATCTAAAAAAAGGTATGAAAGATATGATAATGAGTCATAGGAGCAGAACATTAATGCAGAAAAGGTAAAGATTATTACCACTTGACTCATGAAGAGCGGAGATAAGATATTCCTCATTTTCCATAAATGGTGATAGTTTCATTCCAACTATGCACCCAGCCAGGTCTTGAAACATGCAGATTAGATGTTCTGCATCAGTTACCTCATTACCTAAAGCATTCCATAAAAAAAGTTAGACAGACGCAAGATCATGCTTGAACACAAAGATTTAATTCAGTATTAGGATATACCTGAAGCATCCATGATTCTTCTACAGCATGGAgcctgaaatttttttttgttatggtcaTAGCAGTGAAAATGGTGCATAAAAATACTCTATTCCACAAATTTTTGCAAGAATAGCACTAACCTCAATCATCTTACATAACCCATTTGTAGGTTCCTTCATGAGGTCATCCAAGTTTTCCTCTGCATCAGATGCATCAACTGGATTTTCATTGACAAGGAGGGATTGCCTACTACGCTTCCTAGTCTTCTTTATAGTTGGGGACTTAAATGCATGAGGTGAAACGCCCCCAGGATCATTTGTTTGTCCATTTTCACCTTCATAATCTTGAGATAAGTTATTAACTTGTCTCTGTTGTTCAAGGCTTTGTAATCTCTCAATTTCCACTGATAGTTCTTTATCTGCAATGGGTTTGAGGATCCAAAATATTTCCAAACCATACGCAAATATGAAAATGTGTTTATAAGAATATAAATATTGGTTAGATAGTTTAATGAATGCGGAAAGGGTTTATAGGCAAAGCTTATCCTTACTCTTAAGGTTCTCTTCCATCAAAAGATTTTGGTAGTGAATTAGTTGTTCATCTTTGGTGGATCTGCACCAAGATAATGTATGTTTCACACTTTTCATTGTTACCGATAAGGGGTAAAAGGCAAATCATACTCAGGAACAGTTACCTTATTGAGGCCAATTCACTTTTCAACTCATTGACTTGCTTAGAAAGTTTGTCCTTTTCACTTCTCAAGTACTCTATCATTTCCTCCGCAGCTGAACCAACAAAGAACCAAACTACCAGTCAACCTTCACCTTAAGTCAAAGCATTCACTGAAACTGTGTTATAACTCATCAAAACATGAGTACCATGCAAGTTTTCAACATAACATTAACACCATTACTCATCAGATAACCAATTCATTCAAAAATAACTAGCATCTTACAGCCAAAAGAAGAGAATGTCATactattttgagaaaataacaCAAAATCTGAAAATTCACAAAACAATGGGTGCACACATATTGTTTAATGTACCGGCTACATAATTCAAAAACTTCTCTTCTTGTTCACGATTCAGCTTCTCCATCTCGGAATCTTTTTCTTTCtaccacccaaaaaaaacaaataatattaataaaaaaatgatacagACACAAACCAGATATGAGAAGTTCAAATCCGAagagcagaaaaaaaaaaaaaaaaaaaaaaaaaaaaaaaaaaaaaaaaaaaaaaaaaaaaaaaaaaaaaaaaaaaaaaaaaaaaaaaaaaaaaaNaaaaaaaaaaaaaaaaaaaaaaaaa from Ipomoea triloba cultivar NCNSP0323 chromosome 7, ASM357664v1 encodes:
- the LOC116024639 gene encoding uncharacterized protein LOC116024639 isoform X2 produces the protein MEKLNREQEEKFLNYVAAAEEMIEYLRSEKDKLSKQVNELKSELASIRSTKDEQLIHYQNLLMEENLKNKELSVEIERLQSLEQQRQVNNLSQDYEGENGQTNDPGGVSPHAFKSPTIKKTRKRSRQSLLVNENPVDASDAEENLDDLMKEPTNGLCKMIEAPCCRRIMDASGNEVTDAEHLICMFQDLAGCIVGMKLSPFMENEEYLISALHESSGYSFTLTWINNSSGKPELLYRVSSLGTFERIAPEWMRDVLMFSTSMCPVFFERLSRVIKA
- the LOC116024639 gene encoding uncharacterized protein LOC116024639 isoform X1, whose amino-acid sequence is MEAIYAKLYNRYTKLKKEKDSEMEKLNREQEEKFLNYVAAAEEMIEYLRSEKDKLSKQVNELKSELASIRSTKDEQLIHYQNLLMEENLKNKELSVEIERLQSLEQQRQVNNLSQDYEGENGQTNDPGGVSPHAFKSPTIKKTRKRSRQSLLVNENPVDASDAEENLDDLMKEPTNGLCKMIEAPCCRRIMDASGNEVTDAEHLICMFQDLAGCIVGMKLSPFMENEEYLISALHESSGYSFTLTWINNSSGKPELLYRVSSLGTFERIAPEWMRDVLMFSTSMCPVFFERLSRVIKA